The DNA sequence ATAATCTCCGGGTTCTCTTCCGGCATTTTCGTGATTCGGTTTTTGATTCGGGTCGCGTTCAGGTCGATGCGCCAGGTGAAATCCTTCACCCGTAGCGGCTCAATACCCAGTTCGATTTCCACACCCCGGTTGTACATGGTGCCAATGTTGCGGGTAACCGTCGAGATACCCGTCGACAACGGCAGGGGTACGGCAAAGATCAGGTTGGACGACTGCCGGTCGAAGTACTCAACCGAGCCCGATACCCGGCTTTTGAACAGGCTGAACTCCAGCGCTACGTCCAGCGAGTTGCTCGACTCCCACTCCAGCTGCCGGTTACCCAGGCTCGTTTGCAGGATACCGGCTTCCGTAGCGTTATTCCAGTTGCCCAGTCCGTAGAGGGGCTGCCAGGCGTAGTAGCTGATTGTATTATCCTGGGCAAACTGAGCCGTGTTGCCCCCGCCGTCGTTACCCGTCTGACCATATGAGGCCCGCAGCTTCAGCGCGTTGATCGTTGGTATGGCCTGGATGAATGCTTCCTGGTCCAGCCGCCAGGCTCCGCTGAGCGAGTAGAAGGTACCCCAGCGCGCATCCCGGTAAAACTTGCTCGATCCATCGCGCCGGACCGAAGCCGACAGGAAGTATTTCTGATCGTAGTCGTAGTTGATCCGGGAGAAGTACCCTTCAATCCGACGGGTGTTGTATACCGAACTCAGGTTGGTCGTTGTGGTGAAGTTCACCAGTTCGTAGTTACCCTCCAGGATCTGCTGCGACCGTGATCCTTCCAGGTTGTTATCGTTCAGGCTGAAGTTCTCATGCCCCAGCAGCACGTCGACACCGTGTTTCCCGAACGACTTGGTGTAGTTCAGCAGTTGGTTGAGGTTGAAGCTGGAGATATTCTGAAACTCGTGCGTGGCCCGGCCAGCGGGGGCACCGTCGCCTACTTCGGGGTTGCCGTAGGTAAAGTTGTTGATGTTGGTAATATCCGTACCAACGTTGGTCGTGATTTTGAAATCGTTCAGGAACGAGATCTCGGCAAAACCCCGTGCGCCCACTACGTTCCGGCGGTTCAGGTTCTGGTTCAGCGTTGTTTCGGCGACTGAGTGACGGCCACCAAACTGCGGACGCGCCGGTAACCCAAATGCTGTCAGGTTCCCGTAATCCCACCGCCGGTTGCCGTTCGGTAACATCAGAAACTGGCCCGGATTGTTGGGATCATAGGCATACACCGGGTAGATAGGGCCAATATTCCGGGAGAAGAAGAACGGGTTGACGAAGGTTGTACTGCTGGCTACGTCGGCCTGGTTTGACTTGATGACGCTCATCGACAGGTTGGCGCCGGTCCGGAACCAGGGCTTCAGCTGGGAATTCACGTTCAGCCGGCCAGTAAAGCGCTCGTAGTCGGAGCGGATCAGGTAGCCTTTATCGTTCAGGTACGATAGGGACAGAAAATAGTCCGAGTTTTTCTGACCACCCGCAAAACTCGCGTTGATCTCGTCCCGGTTTCCTTGCCGCATCAGCGGCTTCTCCCAGTTCAGATCATCGGGCGAGAACCGAAGCTGCGCGTTCGGGTTGAAGATGCCGTTATTATCGACAAGCTGGTTGTCGGGCACATTGTAGGCGTTGTAGCCAACGAGCCTGACGAGTTGGTTGGTTGCATCGGCACTGGCCGTTGCCAGGGCTACGGGGTTCGTGGCGCGGTAGGCGATGCTGTTGCGGTAGGTTTCCCACATCAGTGGATAGTATTCACCCACACCAACCCGTTCATACTCCGGTAACCCACGGGTGCTCAATCCCTTCGTGTAGCGAATGTTGATCGTGCTTCGGTCCTTCTGGCCCCGCTTCGTTGTTACCACAACCACCCCGTTGGCGGCCCGGGCACCGTAGAGCGCCGTTGAGGCAGCGTCTTTCAGGACAGAGATGTTTTCAATATCATTCGGATTCAGGTTGGCAATATTGCCCGTGTAGGGAATTCCGTCCACGACGTACAGAGGGTCGTTGCCCGACGAGATCGAGCCAAACCCCCGGATGCGGATATCCGGAGCGGCTCCCGGCTGCCCGCTGCCCGCCGTTGTCTGCACCCCGGATACGGCACCGGTCAACGCCTGGCCGATGTTGTTGATGGGGCGGTTCTGGATCTGGGTCGTCGAGATCGTTCCGGCCGATCCGGTAAACGAAGCCCGTTTGGCCGTACCAAACGTTGTGACGATCACCTCGTCCAGATTGGCTGCATCTGCGACTAACTCAATAGATATAGTCGACTTATTACCAATGGCAATTTCCTGCGATGCGAAGCCAATGAAGCTGAATACCAGTTGCCCGCTGGTCGGTGCATTGATCCGGTAATTACCGTCAGCATCGGTGGTGGTACCGCGGGTTGTCCCCTTCAGTTGAACACTAACACCCGGTAACCCCGATTTGTCCTCGGCTGCGGTAACACGCCCACTCACTGTTACATCCTGCGCTAGTACGGGTAGGTAGAAAAGAACAGCCAGCAACCAGCTGTACCATAGATTTTTTCTCATAATACTCCGACGATAAAGTGTTTTAATCATTTTTTAATTCAGGGCCCAAAATTACCGTCTTTTGCTTAAAAACAATATATAATTTTTAAATAAGCCTTATCAATAATATTTAATACTGATTTTTGTTATTTTTTAACAATTTTACGAATGTTTATTGAATTTCCATGAAAAGTTGTTGATATAAGGATCATTTACCCGTACTTCGGGGTGGCAATTCTGCAAAGTACACCCAAACCAGCTCTGCCACTCGCCTGTCCGCTGGGCTTAATCACTGACAATCAGCCCGTATTAGGCCTGTTTACGATTGATTGTTGCGGGGTTGCCTGATCCAGCCTGTGAAGGTGTTTCTTTGCATTCTTTCCGATATCAACTCACTAAATTCATGAACAAATTGACTCAATTCGTGCCCTGTTTGCTTTTCCTGCTGTCGCTTACGGCACTAGGCCAGAAACGTCCGCTGACCCCTGCCGACTACGACCGCTGGCAGAGCGTACGTTCCGAAAAAATAGCAAACGACGGTCGCTGGATCGCTTACCAGATTGATCCCCAGGAAGGCGATGGACGGCTGGAAGTAACCAGTACGGGGCCAGCCGCCAGCCGGACGCGCTTTGTTTTCAACCGCGGCTACATGGCCCAGTTCACCCCCGATAGTAAGTTTCTGGTGATGCGCCTGAAAGTACCGGTAGCGGATACCCGCAAAGCCAAACTGAAGAAAAAGAAGCCGGACGAAATGCCGAAGGACAGCCTGTTGGTACTGAATCTGGCTACGGGAAAGTCCACCAAACTTCCCAATGTGAAGTCGTTTGCGTTCGGTAAGGACGCGGGTTCCTGGCTGGCGGTCCTGCAGGAACGTAAAGCCGATGCGCCCAAAGCGGTATCCCGGTCGGTTTCCCAGAAAGATACCCTGACCCCGCTCCCACCCGTTTCGACGACAACCGTGGCCACCAGCCGGGGAGCCGCCAAAAAACCCAAAGGCGACGACCTCACCCTGCTCAATATGGCCGATGGTACCGCAAAAACGGTTCGCTACGTATCAAACGTCGTGATGTCCGACAATGGGCAGGCCGTTTTTTACAGCAAGGAGTCGGCTAGTGACTCGCTGAAAGCGGGCGACAAGAGCGTGCCGGGCGTATTCCTGTTTTCGACCACCAATGGCCAGACAACGCTGGTCGATACCAGTTCCACGCGCAGGATCTATAAAGGTCTGGCCGTTGATAAAGCGGGTAAACAACTCACCTGGATGGCATCGGCCGACAGTGCGGGCAGCGATGTAAAGGTGTTTGCGCTGTACTACAAAAACCTGGCGCCGGTAGCTCCGGTAAAAGGAAAGCGGACAAAGACCGCAGCACCTCCGACACCCTTCACCGTCATTGCCGATACACTGACGACCACGTTACCCAAAGGGTGGTCGGTCAATGAATACCGCGAACCCCGGTTCGCCGACGATGGCAAGCGGCTTTATTTTTCCACCTCGCCCATTGCGCCCAAACCCGTTAAAGACACCCTGACACCCGACGATGAAAAAGTAAAAATGGATGTCTGGAGCTGGACTGACAGTCGGTTGCAGCCCATGCAGCAAAAGCGATTGAAGGAAGAAAAAGAACGCGGCTTTCTGACGGTCTACGATTTACCGACGGGTAAAGTCACTCTACTGGCCAGTCGGGAAGTGCCAACCGTTGCATTCGACGAGAAGGTACAAACCCGGTACCTACTAGGTTTGAGCGACCTGCCTTACCAGGTACAGTCGTCGTGGGACCCCGGCCATACCGATCTGTACCTGATTGATACCCAAACGGGCGAAAAGAAACGGATTGCCAATGATATTATGGCATCGTCGCCCAAGCTATCCCCCGCCGGTAAGTATGCCTACTGGTTCGACGAGCGGGATTCCCTATGGCGGGCCTGGGCCATTGCCGATGGCAAACGGATTGACCTTACGCGGGGACTGCCCAGCAAATTTTTCGACGAAGAGCACGACACGCCTAACCTGCCCGGTGCCTACGGTTCGGCAGGCTGGACCACCGGCGACCGCTACCTCTGGCTCTATGACCGCTACGACATCTGGCAGGTTGACCCCACCGGGGCCGAAAAACCGCTGAACCTGACGGCAGGCTGGGGTCGGAAGAACAAAATCCGTCTGCGTCGCGCTGATATCGACAATGACGACGAACGGCCCACCCGCCGATCGACCGACAGCGCCATTGACCCCAAAGCCCAGCTATTCCTAACCGGCATTTGGGAAAGTGACAAGGCAACGGGTATTCTTACCAGTAAAAACGGACTCGCCGTTGCCGAACCCAGGGTGCTAGCCCGTAGCAACCACCGCTATTTTGGGCTTAACAAGGCAAAAAACGCGCCGGTTATGACCTTTTACCGGGGAAACTACCAGGAGCCGATCAACTTGTTCCAGACGGATACGACCCTGGCCTCGCCTGTTCAGTTGACCCGCACCAACCCGCAGCAGGACAGCATCCGCTGGGGCAGTGTTGAACTGGTGAACTGGGTAGGCACCAACGGCACCAGGCTGGAAGGCCTGCTCTTTAAGCCGGAAGGGTTCGACGCCAGCAAGAAATACCCGATGCTCACCTATTTCTACGAGCGTAATGCAGAGACGCTAAACGACTACCGGGCACCGGCCCCCAGTCGGTCGACGATCAATATCCCCTATTGCGTATCCAATGGGTACCTGGTGTTCGTGCCGGATATCGTTTACACGGCCGGGCAACCCGGACCCAATGCCTACGACTGCGTGGTACCCGGCGTACTGAGTCTGCTGGAGAAAGGCTTTGTTGACCGGAACCGCCTGGGTATTCAGGGCCAGAGTTGGGGCGGCTACCAAACGGCGTATATCATTACCCGCACCAACCTCTTCCGGGCCGCTGAGGCTGGGGCTGCCGTTGCCAACATGACCTCAGCTTACGGCGGTATCCGGTGGGAAACGGGCGTTAGCCGGGCCTTTCAGTACGAAAAAACCCAAAGCCGTATTGGTGGTACGCTCTGGGATAAGCCCATGAACTACATTGAAAACTCACCCCTGTTTTTCGCCAATCGGATTGAGACGCCCCTGATGCTTATGCACAACGATGCCGACGGGGCGGTTCCCTGGTACCAGGGTATCGAGCTTTTCTCGGCCCTGCGCCGGTTAAACAAGCCCGTCTGGATGGTCGTCTACAACGGCGAAGGTCACAACCTGACCCAGCGGCATAACGCTAAAGACCTCAGCATCCGCATGTACCAGTTCTTTGACTACTACCTCAAAGATGCGCCCATGCCAATCTGGATGAAAGAGGGCCGCACATCGGTGGAGAAAGACCGGGGTGAAATGAAGTATTAACCAGGTCCCATATATGAAAACGGTTCGGGCCGGGTCTACCATAGACCCGGCCCGAACCGTTTTCATGTTCACCAAGTGCTGTTTTTATATCCGGCCCTGTATCAGAGCTCCATTATGATGAACGATCAACCGCTTCTCATCGGCCTAGAACGGCGTGTGGTTGTACATTTTCCGGGCGTAAATAACCCGTCGCCATACATGAGTAACAGCCGAACTGCCGTCTCGATTACGGCTGACCATATCTCACTAGGGCTGGACATGCTGTGCAGCATTCGAGCGCCTTCTTTGGCAATCAATTATTGGACCCGGTGAATCTGTCAACTAGTTCCTCAGATACTGGACGAGCCCTTCAATGGATTTGATGCCTAACGCGCGTGCCTGATCCCGGCGCATCATCAGCGAGTAGCTGTTGTTGAAACCCAGTGGCCGTAGCCAGGTCAGCTTATACTGACGCTCAAACTGCCGGTTAACGAATTGGTAAACCGAATCGGGCTGCATGGGCAGGGTGTTGAGAACGGCCACCGATGGCTGCAGAATAACCAGTAGTCCGGTTCCGGTATACTCGGGATAGAAATCGATGGCCCCGGTACGTAGTGCATCGAAGCAGATTTGCGTGCCGCCCAGTCCCGTTCGCGACACTACACGCAGACGGGTTTGGCCTTCGATAAGCTGGCGGTAGATCTCGGCCAGAATGTACTGTTCCGTAAATACCTTCGATCCCATGACCACCGTTTCCGTTCGGTCACCCACTGCGGCCGGCGTCTTGTACAACCCAGCTTTCTTCAGAAAATCCCGCGCAATGGCGTCAGGTGATTGGTGTAGATAGTCGGCCCGATAGTTTAGGTCCGTCATAACCGAGTCGGTCAGTTTTCCGGCAATCCGGTTCAGGGTCGGTCCCAGGTCGGGGTATCGGTCGAGCGTGGCCTGCCGCACAACCGGCGCGGCACCATACGGCGGAAAGGCGTTTCGGTTATCGTCGAGCACCAGCAAATCGAAGGCTTTGATCCGCCCATCGGTGGAATAGCCGCTGATGATATCGACCTGATTCCGGTGAATGGCTTCATACATCAGGTTCTGATCGATAAGCCGGGGGTTCAGCCTAAGGCCGTAGGTTTTCTGCAAGCCGGGATAGCCATCGGCACGTCCGTAAAACTCATGGGCAAAGCCCGCGACGAGTTTATCCTGCCCACCCGGCAGCAAATAAAACGCCGACAAAAAAGGTACCAGCACTACCAGCACAATCGTACCGATCCGGACATTGCGACCCGACAGCGTCTGAAGGCGGGCCAGTCCGAAATCAAACCCAACGGCCAATAAGGCGGCCGGAATAGCGCCCGCCAGCATCATGTTGACATTGCTCAGGGCAATACCGCCGAAGATGAACTCTCCCAGCCCACCGGCAGCTACGTAGGCGGCCAGCGTGGCGACCCCCACGTTTATGACTGTTGCCGTACGGACACCGGCAAAAATTACGGGCAGGGCCAGCGGCAGCTGTACTTTTGTCAGGATCTGCCCGTCGGTCATGCCCACGCCCCGGGCCGCTTCGATCACCGACGGGCTGACTTCGGTAATACCCACGAAAGTGTTGCGGATGATGGGCAACAGGGCATACAGGAACAGCGCCACCAGCGCCGGACCAATGCCAATACCCAGTAACGGAATCAGAAAGCCGAGCAAGGCTACGCTCGGTACGGTCTGTAACACCCCCGCTACGCCCAGCACACTGCTGGCCAGTTGTTTCCGGCGGGCAATAACAATACCCAGCGGCAGGCCAATCAATAGCGCCAGCAGCAGCGACACGAACGTCAGTCCGATGTGGGTCAGGGTTTGTTCCATCAGTTTGTCGGCGTGGTCGCGGATAAACGTAAAAAAGTCGATCATGCCGTTCGGGGGCGTCGCGGTTGGTCGTCCAGAAAATCCCGGACGAAATCGGTGGCGGGGTGGTTCAGCAGTTCGTCGGGTGGGCCAATCTGCACGAGACGGCCTTTGTCCATGAGGGCAATGCGGTCGGCCAGTTCGAGGGCTTCGTTGACGTCATGCGTGACAAGAACAACGGTCGTTTCGCGGAGTTCGCTCAGTCCGAACAGTTCCCGACGAACGTGCCGACGGGTAAAGGGGTCCAGCGCGCCGAAGGGTTCATCCATCAAGACCACCGGCGGGCGAACCGCCAGTGCCCTTGCCAGCCCCACGCGCTGCCGCTGGCCCCCGCTCAGTTCGGCGGGGTAGCGGTTCAGTACCGTTTCGGGCAGCTGGAGTTTAGCAATCAGTTCACGGGTACGGTCCTGAATCTGGTCTGCTTGCCAACCAACAAGTTTAGGGACCGTAGCAATGGCCTCGGCAATGGTATAGTGCGGAAACAATCCGCCGTCCTGAATAACGTAGCCAATACGTCGGCGCAGGTCAGCACCGTCCTGTTGCCTAACATCGACACCGTCCACGCTGATCGATCCGCTACCGGGTTCGATCAGGCGATTTATCATTTTGAGGGTCGTGGTTTTGCCACAGCCGCTGGTACCGAGCAGCACCAGCGTTTCGCCCGCTCCTACCTGCAGCGACACATTGTCGACGGCCGTGTGATCCCCAAACTGTTTGGTCAGGTTACGGATGTCGATCATTACTGGGTGATCTGAACACCTTTCCAGAACGCTACGCGGTCTTTGATCTGACTGGCGGCCGGCTTCGGGTCGGGGTAATACCAGGCGGCATCCGGATTTGTTTTTCCATCCACACTTAACGAATAATACGATGCCTGACCTTTCCAGGGGCAGGTGGAGTGGGTTGCGCTATCGATCAGGTAGTCGGCTTTTACCGACGACAGGGGGAAGTAGTGATTATTCTCGACGACGACGGTATCGTCACTTTCGGCAATGGTCTGATTGTTCCAGATGGCTTTCATAACTTGGGTATGTTGTCTAATAGTTGATAAACTTTTTAATTTCTTCCGGTGGCAAACCAACCAGATCCGCGACTTCATCGGTCGAAAATCCTTTGGCCAGCGCATGCTCAATAATCCGCCGGGTTGCCTGAAGATTGCCCTGCTCGATGCCCTGTTGAAGTCCTTTTCCCATTCCTTCGAGGTGAGCAGACGACAGTACATTTTCCAAATCCCGGTACGCTCGCAGGCTTTGTTCGTAACGGTCGCGTTCCTCCCGGTCGAAATTGGCTACCTCAGCTGCGTTAAAGAGCTTGTGAAAAATCTGTTCCTTCAACTGCTCGGGAGGCTCCTGCAACTCGGACAAATGCTTGAACAGGTACAGCCACTTATCCGCCTTCGTTTCCAGTTGCTCCTCGGTTTTGGTGAACTTAGGCATTTCCATGTAGATGTAGGTCAACTTATCGTAAAATACCTCATTGTGCTGGTCTTTCAACAGAACGGTCTTGATCACGTCGGCACTATCGGTGAGCACGAAGTCCAGTATAGCAACTGTGTAAACCGATGTCAGTTTAAAATTCCAGTTTCCTACCTGACCCTGCTCCTGAATGGGGAAAGACGAGTAAAAGATACTCCGGTCCTTGAAATAAACCTGCTTCGCCTTTT is a window from the Spirosoma rigui genome containing:
- a CDS encoding SusC/RagA family TonB-linked outer membrane protein, with translation MRKNLWYSWLLAVLFYLPVLAQDVTVSGRVTAAEDKSGLPGVSVQLKGTTRGTTTDADGNYRINAPTSGQLVFSFIGFASQEIAIGNKSTISIELVADAANLDEVIVTTFGTAKRASFTGSAGTISTTQIQNRPINNIGQALTGAVSGVQTTAGSGQPGAAPDIRIRGFGSISSGNDPLYVVDGIPYTGNIANLNPNDIENISVLKDAASTALYGARAANGVVVVTTKRGQKDRSTINIRYTKGLSTRGLPEYERVGVGEYYPLMWETYRNSIAYRATNPVALATASADATNQLVRLVGYNAYNVPDNQLVDNNGIFNPNAQLRFSPDDLNWEKPLMRQGNRDEINASFAGGQKNSDYFLSLSYLNDKGYLIRSDYERFTGRLNVNSQLKPWFRTGANLSMSVIKSNQADVASSTTFVNPFFFSRNIGPIYPVYAYDPNNPGQFLMLPNGNRRWDYGNLTAFGLPARPQFGGRHSVAETTLNQNLNRRNVVGARGFAEISFLNDFKITTNVGTDITNINNFTYGNPEVGDGAPAGRATHEFQNISSFNLNQLLNYTKSFGKHGVDVLLGHENFSLNDNNLEGSRSQQILEGNYELVNFTTTTNLSSVYNTRRIEGYFSRINYDYDQKYFLSASVRRDGSSKFYRDARWGTFYSLSGAWRLDQEAFIQAIPTINALKLRASYGQTGNDGGGNTAQFAQDNTISYYAWQPLYGLGNWNNATEAGILQTSLGNRQLEWESSNSLDVALEFSLFKSRVSGSVEYFDRQSSNLIFAVPLPLSTGISTVTRNIGTMYNRGVEIELGIEPLRVKDFTWRIDLNATRIKNRITKMPEENPEIIDGTKKLAVGRSIYDYWLREYKGVNPRTGEAQYRAANYVAGSSYVTETGDTLTTNVNNARYHYNGSSIPALSGGITNTFRYKGLTLSALAVYQLGGKTYDAAYAALMSSGGYGSAKSVDILNRWRAPGDITNVPRMDAARTTDFDAASDRWLIDASYLNIRSITLSYTVPTVLARRLFLENAQVYVSGENLLILSRRQGMNVQQNFTGVTSNAFSPAKSLVLGVSFTL
- a CDS encoding S9 family peptidase; protein product: MNKLTQFVPCLLFLLSLTALGQKRPLTPADYDRWQSVRSEKIANDGRWIAYQIDPQEGDGRLEVTSTGPAASRTRFVFNRGYMAQFTPDSKFLVMRLKVPVADTRKAKLKKKKPDEMPKDSLLVLNLATGKSTKLPNVKSFAFGKDAGSWLAVLQERKADAPKAVSRSVSQKDTLTPLPPVSTTTVATSRGAAKKPKGDDLTLLNMADGTAKTVRYVSNVVMSDNGQAVFYSKESASDSLKAGDKSVPGVFLFSTTNGQTTLVDTSSTRRIYKGLAVDKAGKQLTWMASADSAGSDVKVFALYYKNLAPVAPVKGKRTKTAAPPTPFTVIADTLTTTLPKGWSVNEYREPRFADDGKRLYFSTSPIAPKPVKDTLTPDDEKVKMDVWSWTDSRLQPMQQKRLKEEKERGFLTVYDLPTGKVTLLASREVPTVAFDEKVQTRYLLGLSDLPYQVQSSWDPGHTDLYLIDTQTGEKKRIANDIMASSPKLSPAGKYAYWFDERDSLWRAWAIADGKRIDLTRGLPSKFFDEEHDTPNLPGAYGSAGWTTGDRYLWLYDRYDIWQVDPTGAEKPLNLTAGWGRKNKIRLRRADIDNDDERPTRRSTDSAIDPKAQLFLTGIWESDKATGILTSKNGLAVAEPRVLARSNHRYFGLNKAKNAPVMTFYRGNYQEPINLFQTDTTLASPVQLTRTNPQQDSIRWGSVELVNWVGTNGTRLEGLLFKPEGFDASKKYPMLTYFYERNAETLNDYRAPAPSRSTINIPYCVSNGYLVFVPDIVYTAGQPGPNAYDCVVPGVLSLLEKGFVDRNRLGIQGQSWGGYQTAYIITRTNLFRAAEAGAAVANMTSAYGGIRWETGVSRAFQYEKTQSRIGGTLWDKPMNYIENSPLFFANRIETPLMLMHNDADGAVPWYQGIELFSALRRLNKPVWMVVYNGEGHNLTQRHNAKDLSIRMYQFFDYYLKDAPMPIWMKEGRTSVEKDRGEMKY
- a CDS encoding ABC transporter permease/substrate-binding protein — protein: MIDFFTFIRDHADKLMEQTLTHIGLTFVSLLLALLIGLPLGIVIARRKQLASSVLGVAGVLQTVPSVALLGFLIPLLGIGIGPALVALFLYALLPIIRNTFVGITEVSPSVIEAARGVGMTDGQILTKVQLPLALPVIFAGVRTATVINVGVATLAAYVAAGGLGEFIFGGIALSNVNMMLAGAIPAALLAVGFDFGLARLQTLSGRNVRIGTIVLVVLVPFLSAFYLLPGGQDKLVAGFAHEFYGRADGYPGLQKTYGLRLNPRLIDQNLMYEAIHRNQVDIISGYSTDGRIKAFDLLVLDDNRNAFPPYGAAPVVRQATLDRYPDLGPTLNRIAGKLTDSVMTDLNYRADYLHQSPDAIARDFLKKAGLYKTPAAVGDRTETVVMGSKVFTEQYILAEIYRQLIEGQTRLRVVSRTGLGGTQICFDALRTGAIDFYPEYTGTGLLVILQPSVAVLNTLPMQPDSVYQFVNRQFERQYKLTWLRPLGFNNSYSLMMRRDQARALGIKSIEGLVQYLRN
- a CDS encoding ABC transporter ATP-binding protein produces the protein MIDIRNLTKQFGDHTAVDNVSLQVGAGETLVLLGTSGCGKTTTLKMINRLIEPGSGSISVDGVDVRQQDGADLRRRIGYVIQDGGLFPHYTIAEAIATVPKLVGWQADQIQDRTRELIAKLQLPETVLNRYPAELSGGQRQRVGLARALAVRPPVVLMDEPFGALDPFTRRHVRRELFGLSELRETTVVLVTHDVNEALELADRIALMDKGRLVQIGPPDELLNHPATDFVRDFLDDQPRRPRTA
- a CDS encoding DUF427 domain-containing protein, which gives rise to MKAIWNNQTIAESDDTVVVENNHYFPLSSVKADYLIDSATHSTCPWKGQASYYSLSVDGKTNPDAAWYYPDPKPAASQIKDRVAFWKGVQITQ
- a CDS encoding Rpn family recombination-promoting nuclease/putative transposase, which produces MAFISRFINPFTDYGFKRLFGTEANKDLLIDFLNQLLPEKHQITDLQYARNEYIGVNELDRKAVFDLYCISQNGDRFIVELQKAKQVYFKDRSIFYSSFPIQEQGQVGNWNFKLTSVYTVAILDFVLTDSADVIKTVLLKDQHNEVFYDKLTYIYMEMPKFTKTEEQLETKADKWLYLFKHLSELQEPPEQLKEQIFHKLFNAAEVANFDREERDRYEQSLRAYRDLENVLSSAHLEGMGKGLQQGIEQGNLQATRRIIEHALAKGFSTDEVADLVGLPPEEIKKFINY